One window of the Entelurus aequoreus isolate RoL-2023_Sb linkage group LG18, RoL_Eaeq_v1.1, whole genome shotgun sequence genome contains the following:
- the LOC133634177 gene encoding type-2 ice-structuring protein-like — MLTVTLVLCAMVALATADDAVVDFAASQCPPNWHQHNNRCFIFQSSTMNWVNAENQCQTMGGNLASIHLADEHNFLQTLTQSEAWIGGSDCQTAGSWFWSDGTGVSGTFWCPQKPDNTPQECCLKTNTQIGKCWDDTACDTLLPFVCAKSL; from the exons ATGCTGACTGTGACTTTAGTTCTTTGTGCAATGGTGGCACTGGCTACAGCTGACG ATGCAGTTGTCGACTTTGCTGCGTCACAGTGTCCACCCAACTGGCACCAACACAACAACCGGTGTTTCATCTTTCAATCCTCCACCATGAACTGGGTTAATGCTGAG AACCAATGCCAGACCATGGGTGGGAACCTTGCATCGATACACCTGGCTGACGAGCATAACTTCCTTCAGACCTTGACTCAGTCAGAAGCATGGATTGGAGGCTCAGATTGCCAAACG GCTGGAAGCTGGTTTTGGAGTGATGGTACAGGCGTGTCCGGAACTTTCTGGTGTCCACAAAAACCAGACAACACACCACAAGAGTGCTGTCTGAAGACCAACACTCAAA TCGGCAAATGCTGGGATGACACCGCCTGTGACACACTACTGCCATTTGTGTGTGCAAAGTCTCTTTAG